The following are from one region of the Lytechinus variegatus isolate NC3 chromosome 4, Lvar_3.0, whole genome shotgun sequence genome:
- the LOC121412413 gene encoding uncharacterized protein K02A2.6-like, whose translation MNQEIRDVVRQCSVCNEHQAQQAKQPLLPREVPDRPWKTLGTDLFTLNGKDYLITVDYYSDFWEVDELQSTTSADVITCLKSQFSRHGIPKGVISDNGPQYSSDEFKCFMEEWEIHHTTSSPHHPQSNGKAESAVKIAKNIMKKCAKSGTDIYKAILEWRNTPTEGMQSSPVQRLMSRRTQTTLPTAQHLLKPKVVTGVKRKKVEKGKKAKTQFDKLTKELPDLKVGQAVRVQFAINKGRPTWQLGVCMRKLSPRSYVVKVNEQLYRRNRKRIQSTYESLPATPDVWTDIQPTTNTTGPQCNNPGDEEQREQQQQATPSPVVAHTRTRTIRPPSRYNDYVQP comes from the coding sequence ATGAACCAAGAGATACGGGATGTAGTTCGACAATGCAGTGTTTGCAACGAACATCAGGCACAGCAGGCGAAACAACCACTACTTCCTCGGGAAGTTCCAGACCGACCTTGGAAGACACTTGGCACAGACCTCTTCACACTGAATGGGAAAGATTATCTCATTACAGTAGATTACTACTCAGACTTTTGGGAAGTAGATGAGCTCCAGTCGACCACAAGTGCAGATGTGATTACATGCCTGAAATCACAGTTCAGCAGACATGGCATTCCCAAGGGAGTCATCAGTGACAATGGTCCACAGTACTCCAGTGATGAGTTCAAATGCTTCATGGAGGAGTGGGAGATACATCATACCACATCTTCGCCTCATCACCCCCAATCCAACGGGAAGGCAGAATCTGCTGTAAAGATTGCCAAGAACATCATGAAGAAGTGCGCAAAGTCAGGCACAGATATATACAAAGCAATCTTAGAGTGGAGAAACACCCCCACCGAAGGAATGCAGAGTAGTCCTGTCCAGAGATTGATGTCACGTCGGACACAGACAACACTGCCAACAGCACAACACCTGCTGAAGCCGAAAGTAGTGACAGGAGTTAAGCGAAAAAAGGTAGAGAAAGGCAAGAAAGCAAAGACACAGTTTGACAAATTAACAAAAGAGCTACCAGACTTGAAGGTTGGTCAAGCAGTCAGAGTTCAATTCGCGATCAACAAAGGAAGACCAACATGGCAGCTAGGTGTTTGCATGAGAAAGCTTTCACCAAGGTCTTATGTGGTAAAAGTCAATGAACAGCTCTACCGTCGAAATCGCAAACGCATTCAGTCAACCTATGAATCTTTGCCAGCGACTCCAGATGTGTGGACCGACATTCAACCTACCACGAACACAACAGGCCCACAGTGCAACAATCCTGGAGATGAAGAACAACGCGAGCAACAACAGCAAGCGACGCCATCACCGGTAGTAGCCCACACCCGCACGCGAACCATCAGGCCACCAAGTCGTTACAACGACTATGTACAGCCGTAA